The following proteins are co-located in the Vigna angularis cultivar LongXiaoDou No.4 chromosome 2, ASM1680809v1, whole genome shotgun sequence genome:
- the LOC108328714 gene encoding protein MIZU-KUSSEI 1, whose amino-acid sequence MILPFSSPFHNLNTRSSRNTHFTITSFSPPPTTMAIDTLRRFFLPCFFSSKQQPTVPFSDHHLQTKNRPSSPASSTSSSTATSAAPPRPSKSMVIGTIFGNRRGHVWFCVQHDRLSAKPSLLLELPLSTDHLVREMRNGLVRIALECSDAATCPLRSVPLWTAFCNGKKTGFAARRRAGDRVRSILRTMQCVSVGAGVIPSGFSSDTSEELMYMRANFEHVVGNADSESFHLINPDECPGQELSVFLLRSRLAAIR is encoded by the coding sequence ATGATCCTACCCTTCAGTTCGCCCTTCCACAACCTGAACACCCGTTCTTCAAGAAACACACATTTTACTATCACTTCCTTCTCACCACCGCCCACCACCATGGCCATCGACACCCTCCGTCGATTCTTTCTTCCGTGTTTCTTCTCTTCCAAGCAGCAACCCACCGTCCCTTTCTCCGACCATCATCTGCAGACCAAGAACCGCCCCTCCTCCCCGGCCTCGTCAACGTCCTCCTCCACCGCCACCTCGGCTGCCCCGCCCCGTCCCTCAAAGTCCATGGTGATCGGCACCATCTTCGGGAACCGCCGCGGGCACGTGTGGTTCTGCGTGCAGCACGACCGGCTTTCCGCCAAGCCCTCGCTCCTCCTCGAGCTTCCTCTCTCCACCGACCATCTCGTACGCGAAATGCGCAACGGCCTCGTGCGCATCGCGCTCGAGTGCTCCGACGCTGCCACGTGTCCCCTCCGCTCCGTCCCCCTCTGGACCGCCTTCTGCAACGGCAAGAAGACAGGCTTCGCCGCGCGCCGCCGGGCCGGAGACCGCGTCCGCTCCATCCTCCGCACCATGCAGTGCGTCTCCGTCGGCGCCGGCGTCATCCCCTCAGGCTTCTCCTCCGACACCTCCGAGGAACTCATGTACATGCGCGCCAACTTCGAACACGTCGTTGGCAACGCTGACTCCGAGTCCTTCCACCTCATCAACCCCGACGAGTGCCCCGGCCAAGAACTCAGCGTTTTCTTGCTCCGATCCCGACTCGCCGCCATCCGCTGA
- the LOC108326951 gene encoding protein RETICULATA, chloroplastic: MAGCFSNFAVAGVANVRQEALFGNLGNQESNLIRLSFRGALNKAAFHVLCGNKCGRPWVATQKKKTFLVMSMSQPSAESQSSVTSIGFSEGGGDGLQSKEHVTRDNESDSKIDRNDDNGVVVDNGGGNGSFGSGGEGDGSGGGGDGGDDDSHDNEEEEFGPILRYDEVMRETQARGATLPLDMIEAAKSVGIRKVLLLRYLDLQGSFWPLGFFMKSCSMLRNRMLADPAFLFKIGTEIVIDTCCATFAEVQKRGKDFWAEFELYLADLLVGLVVNIALVGMLAPYARIGKPSISSGFLGRMQKAYAALPSSVFEAERPGCRFSVQQRLGTYFYKGIMYGAVGFACGIIGQGIANMIMTAKRSIKKSEEDIPVPPLIKSAALWGVFLAVSSNTRYQIVNGLERLVEASPMAKQVPPVALAFTVGVRFANNVYGGMQFVDWARWSGVQ; encoded by the exons ATGGCGggttgtttttcaaattttgccGTGGCCGGTGTTGCCAATGTGAGGCAAGAAGCCCTTTTCGGGAATTTGGGAAATCAGGAGTCAAATTTGATTAGGTTGAGTTTCAGGGGTGCGTTGAATAAGGCTGCATTTCATGTTCTGtgtgggaacaagtgtggtagACCATGGGTGGCTacgcaaaagaaaaaaacttttctTGTAATGAGTATGTCGCAGCCGTCTGCTGAATCGCAATCTTCTGTGACTTCAATAGGATTTTCCGAAGGGGGAGGTGATGGTCTCCAGAGTAAGGAACATGTGACTCGAGATAATGAGTCAGACTCCAAAATTGATAGAAATGATGATAATGGAGTTGTAGTAGATAACGGTGGTGGGAATGGAAGCTTTGGAAGTGGTGGAGAGGGAGATGGGAGTGGTGGGGGTGGGGATGGTGGTGATGATGACAGTCATGACAATGAAGAGGAGGAATTTGGGCCAATACTGAGATATGATGAAGTAATGAGAGAGACACAGGCTCGTGGAGCTACCCTTCCTTTAGACATGATAGAGGCTGCTAAGAGTGTGGGAATCCGTAAGGTGCTTCTACTTAGATATCTGGACCTGCAG GGATCCTTTTGGCCTTTAGGATTTTTCATGAAATCATGCTCTATGCTTCGCAATCGAATGTTAGCTGATCCAGcgtttcttttcaaaattggcACAGAG ATTGTCATTGATACATGTTGTGCTACTTTTGCTGAAGTTCAAAAGAGAGGCAAAGACTTTTGGGCCGAATTTGAGTTGTATCTTGCAGATCTTCTCGTTGGTCTAGTTGTTAATATTGCTTTGGTAGGTATGTTGGCGCCCTATGCTCGAATAGGGAAACCATCAATATCTAGTGGATTCCTTGGTAGAATGCAGAAGGCCTATGCAGCCTTGCCTAGCAG TGTATTTGAAGCAGAAAGGCCAGGATGTAGGTTTTCTGTGCAGCAGAGACTTGGAACATACTTCTACAAG GGTATAATGTATGGAGCTGTTGGATTTGCATGTGGTATTATAGGCCAAGGCATTGCAAATATGATCATGACTGCAAAGAG GAGCATAAAGAAATCAGAAGAGGACATACCTGTGCCACCACTTATAAAGAGTGCTGCTCTTTGGG GTGTGTTTCTTGCTGTTTCTTCCAACACGCGGTACCAGATTGTCAATGGACTAGAACGGTTGGTTGAAGCGTCACCAATGGCAAAGCAGGTTCCCCCAGTTGCTCTGGCTTTCACAGTTGGCGTGCGTTTTGCCAACAATGTGTATGGTGGCATGCAGTTTGTTGATTGGGCTAGGTGGAGTGGAGTACAATGA
- the LOC108329731 gene encoding PRA1 family protein A1 encodes MDWGNVTAEDLIDALREVDWSAPPRPLSEFFSRFTVPRSSSKWNSRLKCNLYYYRTNYFLLIVSVLILGFLRRPLAIVAALLTALSIAFLNDSFAGTFSEKVTRTVRQFSPHLAAKMRPPLTPVIRGRPSAKRAIYICGRPRWVFVLIFSSASFILWFVSAGLLTVLWALSIGLLATILHASFRTPNLKARLNTFREEFRAVWRNYSEL; translated from the exons ATGGATTGGGGAAACGTCACCGCTGAGGATCTCATCGACGCTCTCCGCGAGGTCGATTGGTCGGCGCCGCCGCGCCCGCTGTCGGAATTCTTCTCTCGATTTACCGTTCCCAGATCTTCTTCCAAATGGAACAGCCGCCTCAAATGCAATCTCTACTA CTACCGGACCAACTACTTCCTTTTGATTGTGTCTGTTCTCA TATTGGGATTTCTTCGGAGGCCGCTTGCTATTGTAGCCGCACTTCTTACTGCACTCAGCATTGCTTTTCTGAATGACAG CTTTGCAGGTACCTTTAGTGAGAAGGTAACAAGAACAGTTAGGCAATTTTCACCACATTTAGCTGCCAAAATGAGACCTCCTCTCAC GCCTGTTATTCGTGGACGTCCTTCAGCCAAGAGAGCAATTTATATATGTGGTCGGCCACGTTGGGTGTTTGTCTTGATATTTTCTTCTG CAAGTTTCATCCTTTGGTTTGTTTCTGCTGGTCTCCTGACTGTTTTATGGGCTCTTTCTATTGGTCTTCTTG cTACCATCCTACATGCAAGCTTTAGAACACCAAACTTGAAAGCTCGTCTAAACACATTCCGTGAAGAATTCCGTGCAGTATGGCGCAATTATAGTGAACTTTAG